GGTCCATCTAGGCTAGAAATAATCCCCCTTTTATTGTAGGTATGAATTTTATTTCATACCTACAATAAAAGGTCACCAAGCGAAAGCGCGGTAGCTTAACCCCAACATTTGACAAAGAACCATTAATTAAGTGCAATTTCCTTTTTTTAATATAATAATTGTTTCCTATATTATGAAACGGACTTTGGAAAGGGGAAGAGATATGGCTAATTTAACGAGAGATTTTTTCATCGGCTTATCCAATAATAAATTGTTGAATCAAGCAGCAAAAAAATGGGGTGTCCGTCTCGGTGCGGAAAAGTTTGTTGCTGGTACAGATATTGATGGAGTTGTTCGAACGATAAAACAAATGAATGACCAAGGTATTCATTGTACGGTAGACAATTTAGGAGAATTTGTTTTTGAAAAGTCAGAAGCAAGACTCGCGAAGCAACAAATCATTCGACTTCTTGACAAAATTTATGAAGAACATTTAGATTGTCATGTTTCCGTAAAATTAACGCAACTTGGACTTGATATCGACTATGATTTTTGTTTAGAAAATATGAAGGAAATTTTAGATACCGCAACCCGGTACGAAATATTTATTAATATTGATATGGAAGATTATATTCATTTTCAACCGACAATCGATATTTTGAAAACGCTTTTATTAGAGTACAATCATGTCGGTACCGTTATTCAAAGTTATTTATTCTGTGCAGAAGAAATGATGGATGAGTTAGAACATGTTCGTGTTCGAATTGTAAAAGGCGCATATAAAGAAAATCCAGATGTAGCATACCAGTCAAAGGCAGAAATTGATCGTAACTATTTGCAACTTGCGAAAAAACGCTTATTAAGTGGCGTGTTTACTTCCATCGCAACACATGATCATTACATTATAAATGAGTTAAAATCATTCGTTGCTATGAACAATATTTCCAAGGATGCTTTTGATTTCCAATTTTTATATGGGTTCCGTCAAGAATTGCAACAAGAATTAGTACGTGAAGGTTACAATGTGACAACATATATGCCATTCGGAAATGACTGGTTCGGTTATTACATGCGCCGGCTTGCCGAACGACCACAAAACTTAAACTTAATCGTCAAAGACACATTTTATACAAGCGACAACAAGTTGAAGAAAGAACCAATTTTAACCGGGGCATTAGCGGTCTCATTGTACATGTTATGGAGAAGTAAAAAGAAGAATGAAAAGAAAGAAGATAAAGCATAAAAGGTGGAATCGTCCACCTTTTTTTAAGCTACTAGGAAGGCTTCGGTGCATTACATCAAAGTCGAAAAACTCTCTTTCTTTTCGGCGAACTCTAGTCTCCGGTTTCGCCTTAAGGCTTTGACACCAGGTTTCTCTATGTAGTAAATTGCTAGTTTCTGTATATGGGTACGTTACAAGGAAAAGTAAGTTAACATTTCGAACAAGTCCTCCTTAGATTTACGACAATGTGGTACACTAATTTTAACGAATTGTAAAGCTTGGGGGGTTGGATGTGAAGACATGGAATATTAACGGTATTGTCATCGGTGAAGGGAAGCCGAAAATAATCATACCGATCATCGGGGAAACTAATGAAGAAGTGCTAAAACAATTTAATACTGTTATGAATCTGGAACCAGATATTATCGAATGGCGTGCTGATGCATACGAGAAAGTTGAACATTTAGATTCTGTCATTAATCTACTATGCCAAATGAGAAAAGAACAAAAACAAATTCCGCTTCTTTTTACTTTTCGAACGAAGAAGGAAGGCGGCTTGAAAGATCTTCCAACTCGTTATTATAAAAAACTACTAGAAACAGTGATTGAAACAAAGCTAGTCGACGTAATTGATATCGAACTATTTACTGGGGATACTCTCGTTTCTGAACTTATTTCACTTGCTGTGAAAAACTCTATTTATACTATTATTTCATATCATGATTTTCATGAAACGCCATCAAAAGATGAAATTGNCTATGTCAGGAACTTATATCGTATTGTAAGTCCTGTTAAGCCACTTTTTTCCGTGAATGTTTGAAGCATGATTCGTAAAAGCTAAAAATGTCACAGTATGAGAGGGGTTGTCGCTGTGGGTAGAAAAAGAGGAATTATGTCTGAGGAAATGAAAGTTGAATTAGCAAAGGAGCTCGGTTTTTATGATGTCGTCCAAAAGGAAGGTTGGGGCGGTATTCGGGCGAGAGATGCGGGGAATATGGTGAAACGCGCAATTGAGATTGCTGAAGAACAACTAAAAAATAGGCAGTAATTCTTCAAATCACCTAGAAACAACAAATAATTTACTGTGACTCATCCGAGGGGATTCTCCTCGGATTTTTTGTTATTTTAACAGATTTTTTACTCGCATTCGTTTCTTATTAAGTTATGTGATAAAATAATACAAAATTATACATTCCGATTAAAGTAGGTGGACGTTTTGAAACTTCTTGTCAAAGCTCCAGCTAAGATCAATTTGTCATTAGATGTCCTTTATAAAAGAGAAGACGGATTCCACGAATTGGAAATGGTCATGACAACAGTTGATTTAGCAGACCGTGTGGAGCTTGAGTTAATTAAAGATGATCGAATTATTATCCAATCGCAAACTCGCTTTGTCCCAGATGATGAAAGAAACTTGGCATATAAGGCGGCTAAAATATTGAAGGACAAGTTTAATATAAATACAGGTGTTTCCATTTCTATTGAAAAGCATATCCCAGTTGCAGCAGGATTAGCAGGTGGAAGTAGTGATGCCGCAGCTGTCTTAAGAGGAATGAATAAATTGTGGGACCTTGGTTTATCAATTGACGAATTAGCAAAAATAGGGGCAGAGATTGGATCTGATGTTTCTTTCTGTGTTTATGGTGGAACGGCTCTAGCGAAAGGAAGAGGAGAAGTAATTACTCCTTTGCCGCCCCCTCCAAATTGTTGGGTTGTACTATCAAAGCCATCAATAGGTGTATCGACAGGAGAGGTATATGAACATTTAGACGTAAATACAGTTAATCACCCTAGTACACAATCGATGGTAAGAGCAATTCATAACGGTGATTATGAATCGATGTGTAATAATTTAGGCAATGTACTTGAATCAGTCACGTTAACGCGTTATCCAGAAGTGAAAAATTTAAAAGAAGATATGAAAAGATTTGGAGCGGATGCAGTACTTATGAGCGGGAGTGGTCCGACAGTATTTGGATTAGTCCAACATGATTCACGAATGCAAAGACTATACAATGGATTAAGAGGTTATTGTAATCAAGTTTATGCTGTCCGAATATTAGGAAAGAAAAACGAACTTTTGTAATACGAATATTTCTACATATAAACGAAAATCATCTTGATAAAATGCGAAT
The nucleotide sequence above comes from Bacillus andreraoultii. Encoded proteins:
- a CDS encoding proline dehydrogenase family protein, producing MANLTRDFFIGLSNNKLLNQAAKKWGVRLGAEKFVAGTDIDGVVRTIKQMNDQGIHCTVDNLGEFVFEKSEARLAKQQIIRLLDKIYEEHLDCHVSVKLTQLGLDIDYDFCLENMKEILDTATRYEIFINIDMEDYIHFQPTIDILKTLLLEYNHVGTVIQSYLFCAEEMMDELEHVRVRIVKGAYKENPDVAYQSKAEIDRNYLQLAKKRLLSGVFTSIATHDHYIINELKSFVAMNNISKDAFDFQFLYGFRQELQQELVREGYNVTTYMPFGNDWFGYYMRRLAERPQNLNLIVKDTFYTSDNKLKKEPILTGALAVSLYMLWRSKKKNEKKEDKA
- a CDS encoding type I 3-dehydroquinate dehydratase, with the protein product MKTWNINGIVIGEGKPKIIIPIIGETNEEVLKQFNTVMNLEPDIIEWRADAYEKVEHLDSVINLLCQMRKEQKQIPLLFTFRTKKEGGLKDLPTRYYKKLLETVIETKLVDVIDIELFTGDTLVSELISLAVKNSIYTIISYHDFHETPSKDEIXYVRNLYRIVSPVKPLFSVNV
- a CDS encoding small, acid-soluble spore protein, alpha/beta type — encoded protein: MGRKRGIMSEEMKVELAKELGFYDVVQKEGWGGIRARDAGNMVKRAIEIAEEQLKNRQ
- the ispE gene encoding 4-(cytidine 5'-diphospho)-2-C-methyl-D-erythritol kinase is translated as MKLLVKAPAKINLSLDVLYKREDGFHELEMVMTTVDLADRVELELIKDDRIIIQSQTRFVPDDERNLAYKAAKILKDKFNINTGVSISIEKHIPVAAGLAGGSSDAAAVLRGMNKLWDLGLSIDELAKIGAEIGSDVSFCVYGGTALAKGRGEVITPLPPPPNCWVVLSKPSIGVSTGEVYEHLDVNTVNHPSTQSMVRAIHNGDYESMCNNLGNVLESVTLTRYPEVKNLKEDMKRFGADAVLMSGSGPTVFGLVQHDSRMQRLYNGLRGYCNQVYAVRILGKKNELL